GGCGACGGCGCACCGCTTCGGTGAGCTGCCCGCCCTCCTCGTAACCCACGTACCCCGGCGGTGCACCGATGAGGCGCGCCACCGCGTGCTTCTCCATGTACTCCGACATGTCGATGCGCACCATGGCGTGTTCGTCGTCGAAGAGGAACTCGGCGAGCGCCTTGGCCGTCTCCGTCTTGCCCACGCCGGTGGGGCCGAGAAAGATGAAGGAGCCAATGGGACGGTTGGGATCCTGCAGCCCCGCACGCGAGCGACGCACGGCGTTGGAGACTGCCTTCACCGCCTCCTGCTGTCCGATCACGCGCGTCCCCAGTACCTCCTCGAGCTTGGTGAGGCGTTCCCGCTCGGACTCCAGCATGCGGGTCACGGGGATGCCGGTCCAACGCGCCACCACCTCCGCCACGTCGTCGGCGGCCACCTCTTCCTTGAGGAACTGCGGGCGACCACCGTGGCTTGCCAGCTTCGACTCCGCGTCCTTCATGTCACGCTCGAGCTGCGGAATGCGCCCGTAGGTGATTTCCGCCGCCTTGCTGAGATCACCCGCGCGGGTGGTCTGCTCCGCCTCGAACTTGGCCTGTTCAATGGCCTGCTTGATGCGCCCCACGGCGCCCAGCGTATCCTTCTCCTGCTGCCACTGCGCGCGCATACCGGCTGCCTGTTCCTTCTTGTCGGCCAATTCCCGTTCGAGATTCTGTCGGCGCTCGAGCGACGCGGCGTCGGTTTCCTTTTGCAGGGCCGCTTTCTCGATCTCCAGCTGCACGATGCGGCGCTCCACCTCGTCAATTTCCTGCGGGACCGAATCGATCTCGATGCGCAGGCGTGACGCGGCCTCGTCGATGAGGTCGATGGCCTTGTCGGGGAGGAAGCGATCGCCGATGTAGCGGTTGGAGAGCGTGGCGGCGGCCACGACGGCGCCATCGGTGATGCGCACGCCGTGGTGCGCCTCGTAGCGTTCCTTGAGGCCGCGCAAGATGGCGATGGTGCTCTCCACGCTCGGTTCACCCACGAAGACGGGTTGGAAGCGCCGCTCGAGGGCGGCGTCCTTCTCCACGTGCAGGCGGTACTCGTCGAGGGTGGTGGCGCCCACCACGCGCAGCTCGCCACGGGCGAGCATGGGCTTGAGCATGTTCCCCGCGTCCATGCTGCCTTCGGCCTTGCCGGCCCCCACGAGCGTGTGCAGTTCGTCGATGAAGACGATGTACAGCCCGTCGGCGCTGGTGATTTCCTTCAGCACCGCCTTGAGCCGCTCCTCGAATTCGCCGCGGAACTTGGCGCCAGCAATGAGGGCGCCCAGGTCGAGCGACACGAGCTTCTTGTTCTTCAGTCCCTCGGGCACGTCGCCGCTCACGATGCGCTGCGCGAGCCCCTCGGCGATGGCGGTCTTGCCCACGCCGGGTTCGCCAATGAGCACGGGGTTGTTCTTGGTGCGACGCGACAGCACCTGAATGACGCGACGGATCTCCTCGTCGCGACCGATGACCGGATCGAGCTTGCCCTTGCGGGCGCTTTCGGTGAGATCGCGCGTGAACTTCTGCAGCGCCTGGTACTGCTGCTCGGGGCTCTGGTCGGTGACCTTGTGCGCGCCGCGCACCAGTTTGAGGGCGTCGAGCAGCGCCTGACGATGGGCGCCGACGCTGGTGAGCACACGCGTGCTGTCGGTGCCCTTGGCATCGGCGAGCGCCAGCAGCAGGTGCTCGGTGCTCACATACTCGTCGGCCAGCGCCTTGGCTTCACGCTCGGCGGCATCGACGACCTGCGTGAGTTCACGGCTGAACGTGGGCTGGGCGTCGCTCTGCCTGGCGTACCGCGCCGCCTCCTGCTCGGCCGCCGTGCGGACGGAGGTGACATTGGCTCCCACACGCTGCAGCACCGGGACGACGATGCCTTCGTCCTGCGCCAGCAGGGCCAGCAGCAGATGCAGATCGTAGACGAGTGGGTTGCCGTTCTTGCGGGCCAACGCCACGGCGTCGTTGAGCGCCTCGGCGCTCTTTACGGTGAGACGGTCGGGATTGATCATGCCGTCACGAGAGGCAATGAGGATGCCGGATGCGGACTGCCTTATCTGCAGGGAGCATGAGGCAGGAAGCCGGGAGCAGGGAACAGGCGTGTGACAATACTGCAGCCTGATGGCAATGTGGCGGAATCGCACCGCGAACGGCGACATAAAAAGAGCGCCCCGGGTCCGCTCACCCGGGGCGCTTCTTCACCTGGTACATCGGGTCTCGTGGTGCTCGACCGGCAACAGCTTACTTCACCACGATCATCTTCTTCACCAGCGGCACGCCATCCACCTCGAGGCGATACAGATACACGCCTGAGGCGGCCTCCCGCCCGGTTGCTTGGACTTTGCCATCCCAATAGGCGACGTAATCACCACATGGGACCGCGATTTTTTCCAGCGGTTGACCACCGGCCACTCCGCTTGTTCCGCCCTGCAACACCGGGGTCGCCACCACGTCCGACAGGACGTTGTAAATCTTGAGGCTGACCCGGTACTGCCTTCCAGGCTGCGAACAGGTGGGCGCATCGCCCACGCTAAACGGAATGCGAGTTTCCGGATTGAAGGGATTCGGGTAGTTCTGCCCGAGGCTCGCTCCGGCGCGGCGTTCCCTCCCGTCTTGCGACGGTTGAGCCTCCGCGACTCGTGGCATGAACACGCTGAGAGCGAGCACCAGACCCAGTGCTCCCCACAAACGTTTCATGGTGCTTCTCCGACTGACGAATCAGGTTCTGAGTCGACGTCTCCTTTAAGGGTGAGAAACTTGGATTCGGGAATCGAATCCACTGTAAAGCTTAGGACGCACACCCCCGCCCGTCAAGCAACATTCCGGGCATCGCGTCGCCCCGTAACCGCCATAATCGCGGCGACAACGCTACAAGAAATTTTGCATCAACCAGTTAGAACAACAGACCTCATGTGCTACTTGATGTGCGACTTGATGCTGCCGTCCCACTGCCCCTGTTCCCAGACCTGATAGGCCTTGAGCGGCCGCCGCTCCGGCACATGCTCCAGGAGAAACTCCCGCAGAAGACGCTGGTGCGCCCGTGCAGCACTGGCGTCGAGGGGCACGGGATGCCCGCCGAGCCACGCCTCGAGCGCCGCCCGGGCGTCGGGGGGAAGCAACCGCCCCCCGGGTGTGCGCCGCGCACAGGTGGCACATAGCGTGCCCCCGGCCATCACCGAAAATCGCGCCGTGAGCGGAGCCTCGACCGGGGCGTGGCACTCCGCGCAGTGCCCCACGCTGGGGCGAAACCCCACCTCGGCCACCAACCGCCAGAGCACGCCCACGGTCACGGTGACCGTGTCGTGCGGGGCCGCCATTGCGAGCTGATCGAGCCCCTCCACGAGCGTTCCGTACGCCACCGGCGCCGCCTCCTCATGCACCAGCCGCAGGGCGCACTCGGCGATGGCGCTGGCCGCCGTGAAGCGACCGAGGTCGAGCGCCAGCGCCGGTCGCGCCGTCGTCACGTCGAAGCCATGGAGGGCGTGCAGGTCGCGCCCCGGCTTCGTCTGGATCTGCGCCTGCCCTTCGGCGAACAGGTCGACGGCGCTCCCGAACCGTTTCCGCGAGGAGCGCGCCCCGCGCGCCACCACCGACTGCACCCCGGCCTCCCGGGTCACCAGCCTCAGGATGCGGCTCGACTCCAGGTAATCGGCCACGTGCAGCACGATGGCGTCGGTTTGCAGCAGGGACATGCAGCAACG
The DNA window shown above is from Gemmatimonas sp. and carries:
- the clpB gene encoding ATP-dependent chaperone ClpB encodes the protein MINPDRLTVKSAEALNDAVALARKNGNPLVYDLHLLLALLAQDEGIVVPVLQRVGANVTSVRTAAEQEAARYARQSDAQPTFSRELTQVVDAAEREAKALADEYVSTEHLLLALADAKGTDSTRVLTSVGAHRQALLDALKLVRGAHKVTDQSPEQQYQALQKFTRDLTESARKGKLDPVIGRDEEIRRVIQVLSRRTKNNPVLIGEPGVGKTAIAEGLAQRIVSGDVPEGLKNKKLVSLDLGALIAGAKFRGEFEERLKAVLKEITSADGLYIVFIDELHTLVGAGKAEGSMDAGNMLKPMLARGELRVVGATTLDEYRLHVEKDAALERRFQPVFVGEPSVESTIAILRGLKERYEAHHGVRITDGAVVAAATLSNRYIGDRFLPDKAIDLIDEAASRLRIEIDSVPQEIDEVERRIVQLEIEKAALQKETDAASLERRQNLERELADKKEQAAGMRAQWQQEKDTLGAVGRIKQAIEQAKFEAEQTTRAGDLSKAAEITYGRIPQLERDMKDAESKLASHGGRPQFLKEEVAADDVAEVVARWTGIPVTRMLESERERLTKLEEVLGTRVIGQQEAVKAVSNAVRRSRAGLQDPNRPIGSFIFLGPTGVGKTETAKALAEFLFDDEHAMVRIDMSEYMEKHAVARLIGAPPGYVGYEEGGQLTEAVRRRPYSVILFDEIEKAHPDVFNILLQLLDDGRLTDSQGRTVDFRNAVVIMTSNVGSHLILERGQSGGAENWKRTEQEVLTALRGVFKPEFLNRIDDVVVFHPLGREQLDFIVDLQLGHLRKLLADRKLTLRLTEAARQKLADEGYDPVFGARPLKRAVQRLLQNPLALAVLEGRFKEGDAIVADVRPDADTLDFTHGDAGEPTA
- the recO gene encoding DNA repair protein RecO, translating into MSLLQTDAIVLHVADYLESSRILRLVTREAGVQSVVARGARSSRKRFGSAVDLFAEGQAQIQTKPGRDLHALHGFDVTTARPALALDLGRFTAASAIAECALRLVHEEAAPVAYGTLVEGLDQLAMAAPHDTVTVTVGVLWRLVAEVGFRPSVGHCAECHAPVEAPLTARFSVMAGGTLCATCARRTPGGRLLPPDARAALEAWLGGHPVPLDASAARAHQRLLREFLLEHVPERRPLKAYQVWEQGQWDGSIKSHIK